The Marivirga salinae DNA window TTTAAAAACACTTCAATAATGATTAAATACATCCCCTACCTCTCATTCATAGTTTTATTATTTAGTTCATGTAAACCAGAAGAAGAAAGTTTACCACAAATAAACGCTAATTTTTCAGCCTCAGATCTTACCATTCTGGAAGGAAAAGCGGTAACATTTACGGATCTATCAACAAACAATCCTTCTGCTTGGGAATGGGATTTTGGAAGTGAAAATATTAACACATCAACAGATCAAAACCCCACTGTGATTTTCGAGACATCTGGAGTTTATGATATTAAATTAGTTGCTTCCAATGAAAGTGTAAGTGATACAGAAATAAAGTCCAGTTTTATTACTGTAGTAGAATCTTTAAATGCCAAATTTGATCTTAATGACTCCATAATTAATCAAGGCAATCAAATTCAGTTTACTGATTTGTCTACAGGTTCATCATCCAATTTAGAATGGACTTTTGAAGGTGGAAATCCAGCAAGTTCAACAGAATCGAATCCAACAGTTTCATATGATTCATATGGAGTATATAAAGTTTCACTTAAAGTAAGTTCAGAATTTCAGCCAGAGGGAAGAACAGCAACAAAAACAGTAGTTGTTTTACCAACCAATGGCTTAATAGCATATTATCCATTCTCTGGCAATGCAGAAGACGAAAGTGACAATCAATTTAATGGTTCAATTAATGGCGCCTCAGCCACTAGCGATAGATATCAACAAGCAAATCAAGCTTTCAGTTTCGATGGTTTGAACGATTACATAGAAACATCGAATCAAATTGATGAAAATCTTAGTCAAGGCACTTCTTTTTCTGCTTGGATTAATATTTCTGAAGTGGGAAGTACGGTAAGAATTATTTCCAATTAC harbors:
- a CDS encoding LamG-like jellyroll fold domain-containing protein, with product MIKYIPYLSFIVLLFSSCKPEEESLPQINANFSASDLTILEGKAVTFTDLSTNNPSAWEWDFGSENINTSTDQNPTVIFETSGVYDIKLVASNESVSDTEIKSSFITVVESLNAKFDLNDSIINQGNQIQFTDLSTGSSSNLEWTFEGGNPASSTESNPTVSYDSYGVYKVSLKVSSEFQPEGRTATKTVVVLPTNGLIAYYPFSGNAEDESDNQFNGSINGASATSDRYQQANQAFSFDGLNDYIETSNQIDENLSQGTSFSAWINISEVGSTVRIISNYNGTGIEGNCLERIGFVFGVSEDQELTIFYATNGNDYDGRKTASGKIVANQWYHVVGTWDGTFNPSGFKLYIDGVRNDQKDFEQGIVNCGGFQESENPFHIGIGHCSTGPCAPFNGAIDEVRIYNRVLNAQEILILTKN